A genomic region of Microlunatus sagamiharensis contains the following coding sequences:
- a CDS encoding NUDIX hydrolase produces the protein MTYESEYPPVYVTVDVVLLTVRDDALQVLLVERGAREQRGSLALPGGFVRQEEDLPDAARRELREETGVDVEPAHLEQVATFGAPYRDSRGRVVSVAYLAALPALPVPVAGTDAAAARWEPVSAALDEPLAFDHHAILEAGVDRARSKLEYTALATTFVGPTFTVAELRHVYEVVWGRSLDPGNFHRKVLGSEGFVRRTAEQRSSGRGRPAATYEHGGATLLHPPILRRAAP, from the coding sequence ATGACGTACGAGTCGGAGTACCCACCCGTCTACGTCACCGTCGACGTGGTGCTGCTGACCGTTCGCGACGACGCGCTGCAGGTCCTGCTCGTCGAGCGCGGTGCCAGGGAGCAACGGGGCTCACTCGCGCTGCCCGGCGGGTTCGTGCGCCAGGAGGAGGACCTGCCCGACGCCGCCCGCCGCGAGCTGCGCGAAGAGACCGGCGTCGACGTCGAGCCCGCCCACCTCGAGCAGGTCGCCACCTTCGGTGCGCCCTATCGCGACTCCCGGGGCCGCGTCGTGTCCGTCGCCTACCTGGCCGCCCTGCCCGCGCTGCCCGTCCCGGTCGCGGGGACCGACGCGGCGGCCGCACGCTGGGAACCCGTCTCGGCGGCGCTCGACGAGCCTCTCGCCTTCGACCACCACGCGATCCTCGAGGCGGGCGTCGACCGGGCCCGGAGCAAGCTCGAGTACACCGCCCTGGCCACGACCTTCGTGGGGCCGACCTTCACCGTCGCCGAGCTCCGGCACGTCTACGAGGTCGTGTGGGGCCGGTCCCTCGACCCGGGGAACTTCCACCGCAAGGTGCTCGGCTCGGAGGGCTTCGTCCGCCGCACCGCCGAGCAGCGCTCGAGCGGACGCGGCAGACCGGCCGCGACGTACGAGCACGGTGGCGCGACCCTGCTCCACCCCCCGATCCTGCGCCGGGCGGCTCCCTGA
- a CDS encoding pyrophosphorylase, with translation MSGRVLSSEQAKSAITQMQSIINGGLTNEINNLNTQGQALSDPNNWDGPLAERFRSSTWPETKSALDKAKTELEELRGQLQQISSNIMTAGGGS, from the coding sequence ATGTCGGGACGCGTTCTCTCCAGCGAGCAGGCCAAGTCGGCCATCACGCAGATGCAGTCGATCATCAACGGCGGCCTCACCAACGAGATCAACAACCTCAACACCCAGGGCCAGGCCCTGTCCGACCCCAACAACTGGGACGGTCCCCTCGCCGAGCGCTTCCGCAGCTCCACCTGGCCGGAGACCAAGTCGGCGCTCGACAAGGCCAAGACCGAGCTCGAGGAGCTCCGCGGCCAGCTCCAGCAGATCTCCAGCAACATCATGACCGCCGGCGGCGGCAGCTAG
- a CDS encoding ADP-ribosylglycohydrolase family protein, giving the protein MTLKLTTAQYDRAAGVLLALAAGDALGAGYEFGPPLDDDVEVRMQGGGSFGWAPGEWTDDTSMAVAIAEVSAEGLDLRSAEAQDRIAARWLGWSRNAKDVGIQTGQVLGAVTGGTPGLAERVRKATADLHRRTGRTAGNGSLMRTAPVALARLDDPDALVEAAHALSAITHADPEAGEACALWCLAIRHAVLEGTFDGLRLAVDALPADRRAVWTYRLDLAEELPPSAFTRNGWVVEALQGAWSAIARTVVPTGGQPGDHLRLALEAAVRGGHDTDTVAAIAGSLLGARWGASAVPSAWRRVLHGWPGLRGRDLVRLAVLTARGGRPDGAGWPSAAVVDYSIYESSALARHPQDEHVWLAGVGAFDDPPPEVDAVVSLCRLGAAQVPVARVAPEDHVEVWLVDSADPAQNPNLDLVLADAVDAVAALRAEGRTVLLHCVQAQSRTPTVAALYGARVSGQPAAECLVKVQEVLPGAHPNQAFLEVIEGRSAEPARAGRAFGAVAGSRSLVQDREITLTANEADQLLVILDDVVGSLDRIGSREAAGEDPGHEWVHEYFSTGGATRRLSHARRILSKAFARVYTDDEQAEIWDQREWPVWAVHLPEIARKPDDR; this is encoded by the coding sequence ATGACCCTGAAGCTGACCACCGCCCAGTACGACCGCGCCGCCGGCGTCCTGCTCGCCCTCGCCGCGGGCGACGCCCTGGGTGCGGGCTACGAGTTCGGCCCGCCGCTCGACGACGACGTCGAGGTCCGGATGCAGGGCGGCGGCTCGTTCGGCTGGGCGCCCGGCGAGTGGACCGACGACACCTCGATGGCCGTGGCCATCGCCGAGGTCTCCGCGGAAGGCCTGGATCTCCGCAGCGCCGAGGCCCAGGACCGCATCGCCGCGCGCTGGCTCGGCTGGTCGCGGAACGCCAAGGACGTCGGCATCCAGACGGGGCAGGTGCTCGGCGCCGTCACCGGCGGCACTCCGGGCCTGGCTGAACGCGTGCGCAAGGCGACGGCCGACCTCCACCGGCGGACTGGACGGACGGCGGGGAACGGTTCGCTGATGCGAACCGCCCCCGTCGCCCTCGCCCGCCTGGACGACCCCGACGCCCTCGTCGAGGCGGCGCACGCGCTGAGCGCGATCACGCACGCGGACCCGGAGGCCGGCGAGGCCTGTGCGCTGTGGTGCCTGGCAATCCGGCACGCGGTGCTCGAGGGGACGTTCGACGGGCTGCGGCTCGCGGTCGACGCCCTGCCCGCCGACCGCCGGGCCGTCTGGACCTACCGCCTCGACCTCGCCGAGGAGCTGCCGCCCTCGGCCTTCACGCGCAACGGCTGGGTCGTGGAAGCCCTGCAGGGCGCGTGGTCCGCGATCGCCCGCACCGTCGTCCCCACCGGTGGGCAGCCCGGCGACCACCTCCGGCTCGCCCTCGAGGCCGCGGTCCGGGGCGGGCACGACACCGACACCGTGGCGGCGATCGCGGGTTCGCTGCTCGGCGCCCGCTGGGGCGCCTCGGCCGTGCCCTCGGCGTGGCGGCGGGTCCTGCACGGCTGGCCCGGGCTCCGCGGCCGCGACCTCGTCCGCCTCGCCGTCCTGACCGCCCGCGGCGGACGGCCCGACGGCGCCGGCTGGCCCAGCGCCGCCGTCGTCGACTACTCGATCTACGAGAGCAGCGCCCTCGCCCGCCACCCGCAGGACGAGCACGTCTGGCTCGCCGGCGTCGGCGCCTTCGACGACCCGCCGCCCGAGGTCGACGCCGTCGTCTCGCTCTGCCGTCTCGGCGCGGCGCAGGTGCCGGTCGCCCGCGTCGCACCCGAGGACCACGTCGAGGTCTGGCTCGTCGACAGCGCCGACCCGGCGCAGAACCCGAACCTCGACCTCGTCCTCGCCGACGCCGTCGACGCGGTCGCCGCCCTACGCGCCGAGGGCCGTACGGTCCTCCTCCACTGCGTCCAGGCCCAGAGCCGTACGCCGACGGTCGCCGCCTTGTACGGCGCCCGGGTCAGCGGGCAACCGGCGGCGGAGTGCCTGGTGAAGGTTCAGGAGGTGCTGCCGGGGGCGCACCCGAATCAGGCGTTCCTGGAGGTGATCGAGGGCAGGAGCGCGGAGCCCGCGCGTGCTGGTCGAGCTTTCGGTGCTGTGGCGGGCTCGAGGAGCCTCGTTCAGGACCGCGAGATCACGCTCACCGCCAACGAGGCCGACCAGCTGCTCGTCATCCTCGACGACGTCGTCGGTTCACTCGACCGCATCGGCAGCCGGGAGGCCGCAGGCGAGGACCCCGGGCACGAGTGGGTCCACGAGTACTTCTCGACCGGTGGCGCCACGCGGCGGTTGTCGCACGCGCGCCGGATCCTCAGCAAGGCGTTCGCTCGGGTGTACACCGACGACGAGCAGGCGGAGATCTGGGACCAGCGTGAATGGCCTGTCTGGGCTGTGCACCTGCCCGAGATCGCACGCAAGCCAGACGACCGCTGA